Within bacterium, the genomic segment CGGAAAGAAAGCCTGAAAGGCCGCCGCGGACATGCGCGCGTCCTTGGCCGGATACACGGCGCCGCCGGAGCCGCGGACGACGGCGTCCAGGCGCTCCAACAGGTCCAACGTCTTCCTCCCGCGATTCGGAAAATCAAGCGCCAGCGTGACCCCCGGGCGCGGAAAGGAAAGAAGACCGGGCGAGGCCAAATCCCCGAAGACCTTCAAGACGGCCAGGAACGATCCCTGACCCGACCGCGTCACCTCCTCCAAAAGGGGCGCGAGGGGACGGCGGCCGGCGCCCCCCAGGGGCACCACGCACTGGTACTGGAAGAATCCGCGCCGCCCGTAGACGCGGTTCCAGTGCGAGACGGCGTCCAGGGGATAGAAGAACGAGCGGTAGGTGACCGAACGATGCGCCGGCTTATGCGCGTTCCAATCGTGATAGAGACGGTTGAAGGCCCGGATCGTCCAGCGATTGAGAAGGCCCGAGGGTAGATCGAAGGGCACCGAGAGCCTCGCTTGAAAGGACGGGAGCTTCACCTTGTCCTCGGGTGAGGCGTGATTTCCTCGATAAAAAAGGCCCCGGAACCGGTCGGGGGACGCAAACCCGTCGAACCAGGCGACGGTGTATTCGAAATCCCTGTCCGAGTCGGCGGAGAGTCGGAAAAAATCCTCCAGTCCCGCGAACGGCACGGTCTCGACGTCCATCTTCGGACCGGGAATCCGCTTCAGGGAGAACTCGATCCACGTCATGAGCCCGGTCAGCCCCAAGCCTCCGACCGTCGCCGCGAAGACATCCGCGTTTTCCGCCGGCGAGCAGACCAGCCTCTCGCCCGAGGACCGCAACAGCTCGAAGCGCCGCACGAACCGGCCGAAGGTACCGGCCTTGTGATGGTTCTTGCCGTGGATGTCGTTGGCGACCGCGCCGCCCACCGAGACGAACTGCGTTCCCGGGGAGACCGGCAGGAACCAGCCACGCGGCACGATCACATGGAGCACGTCTCGCAACGTCATGCCCGCCTCGCACCGCAAGACGCCGGCCGCGGCGTCGAAGGTCATCAACCGGTTGAGCCGGTCCGTGACGAGAATCGTCCCGCCGTCGTTCAAGCACGAATCGCCGTAGCTCCGGCCCTGCCCGTAGGGCAGAACGCTCGAAAACTTCTTGAAAGGGATGGGGTCGGCGATCCAAGACGGACGGAAGACCTCCTGCCGGACTTTGGGAAAACGCCCCCAGGATTCGAAAGACTCGAAGGACTCAAAGGATTCCGTCATGACGCGGCCCAGACGATGGCTCCCGCCAGAAGGCCCACGACGTAACTGGCGCGATCCCTCAGCGCAAAGACGATGGGTTCGTCCGGGATCTCCCCCCGGTGGGCCAACAGCCAGACGCGGCTCACCCAATAGAGCATCACCGGGCACAGGAGCCAAAGCGCGCGCGGGTGGGAATAAAGGGCGGTCACCTCGGCGCTGCTCACGTAGAGGGCCAGAACGAGCACGGAGAGAACGCCGCTCGCCGTTCCGAGCATGGCGAGCGAATCGAGATCGCCCTTGCGGTAACCGCGGCCGGTCAGGGAGCCCTCCTCTTTGCTCAAAAAGGCCAGCTCGGAATAGCGTTTGAGAAGGGCGAGGCTGAAGAAGATGAAGATCGAGAAGGCGAGCAGCCAGGACGAGACCTCCACGCCGATGGCCACCGCCCCCGCGAAGATCCGCAGGGCGTAGAAGAACGCCAAGACCATCACGTCCATCAGGACCGCGCGTTTGAGCGCGAGCGAATAGAACGCCGAGAAAAAAACGTACACGGACAGGACCCAGGCGAAATCGCGCGGCAGGAGAAGGGTCACTCCGGCGGCGCCCGCCAGGAGAAAAAAGGCGAGCAGGGAGGCCGCGGGCACGGAGACGGCGCCCGAGGCCAGCGGCCGGTGGCGTTTTTTGGGATGGCTCCGGTCCCGCTCGATGTCCCGCCAGTCGTTCAGGATGTAGCTGGCCGAGGCGCAAAGGCTGAAGGCCGCGAACGCCAGACCCGCGTTGAGCAGCAGGTCCCGGCTGGCCAGACGATGGGCCATGATGATCGGAATGAAGACGAGGAGGTTCTTGGTCCATTGATGCGGACGGATCGTATAAAAGAGGTCTTTCATTGGCGCGAATTCTTGTTACTTTATCACACCTTTCATGATCGCTCCACGAATTCGCTTTCTCGCTTTCGGCGTTCTCGCGGCCACGGCGCTCCGTCTCTGGTTCTCCCTCGCCGTCCATCCGCCGGGGAACTTCCTTTTCTCCGACATGCTGGTCTACCAGAAGCACGCCGAACGTCTGCGGGCCTTGAGCCTAGGCGTCTGGGACACGTTCTCTTCGGCCGGATATCCCGTCCTTCTCGCCCTGGTCGACCCGACGGGCCGCCACTTCGCGCCCATCGCCGTCTTGCAGGCGCTGATGGGCGGCCTGATCTGCGCGCTGGCCGCTTCGATCGCCTGGAGGCTGACCTCGTCCCGCTTCGTCGCCCTCGCCGTCTTTCTGGCGAACGCCTTGTACTTTCCCCTCATCTACTACGGCGGCCTCGTCCTGACGGAGGTCCCCGCGGCCTTCTTCACGACCCTCTCTTTCTGGATCCTCCTGAGCGTCGACTCCCCGTCGGACCGCCGCCGTCTGGTCTTGGCCGGGCTCTCGCTCTCGCTCCTGTCGGTCATCCGGCCCAACATGGTCCTGCTCTACGCCGGCGTCCCCGCCTATTTTTGGGCGGCCTTCGGCCGGGACCGGCGCGCGGCGTGGAGGGCGCTGAAGCCTTTCATCCTCGCGAGCCTCCCGTTGATCCTGGCGGCCTGCGTCCACAATTCCATCCTCCTCCGCAAACCGTCGGGGCTCGCCTCCAACGGCGGGCTCAACTTTTACCTGGCCCGCGCACCGGTCCGGATCATCCACTACCAAGGAGACTACGGCGAGTATTCCATCGGACCGATCCCCAACATGCGCCGCTACGGCCCCGAACGGGACGTCCGCACGCCCGTCCCGCTCTTCGACGAAGGCCACTTCTACAAGGAGGGACTGAAGCAGATTTGGGCGGAACCGCGCCTGCTGTTGACGTCGTTCGACAACATCAAGGAGGGACTGGGACTGGGCCTTCAGGACTACTGGCCCGTTTGGAAAACGCCCTCGGGCGCGGCCCAAAAATGGCTCCTGGCCTTCAGCCGCGCGTTTACGTGGGTCATTCTCCTGCCGGCCGCCGGCCGCATCGCCGTGCTGGGAATCCAAAAGAAGTTATGGGAAGACCGCGGAGCGCCGTGGCTCTTGACCGGATTGTCGATCGGCGTCCTGCTGGCGACGTTCTATTTCTATCTCGGAGACCCGCGCATCCATGTCCCCTTCGACCCCGTCCTGATCGCCTTCTCGTTCGCGGCCGTCGCGGCGGTCAGGTTGAGGGCCGCCAAGAGGACGGTCCAGGCGGAGAAGAGGAGCGCCGTGGCGAGGTAAAAGTGTTTCCCCAAGGGGGTTACGTTCACGGTGAAATACTGCGCGGCGCAAAGAAGGAGCACGGTCAGGGGGATCCACACGCCGGCGATCCTTTCCTCCGTCTCCGTCATGAGGAGCGGCAGAAGGAAGATGAAATGGATGTAGTAGTTCGCCGGGTAGAAGAGCACGGGGATGAGGAACAATCCGATCACGGCCGCCTGGTCGGGCCTTTTGCCGCGGCAGGCCGCGGCGACGGCGGCGGTGAAACCCGCGAGGGCGGCCGCATAAAGATACCTTCGTTCGTGAAGCAGGAACCGCTGATTGTCCCGCCAACCGCCGATGAGCGTCCTGAGACCGATGTGGTTCGCGTGCGGATCCGCCGAAAGGAGCCTCACCTTCTCCCACCAGTCGGCCCAGGCCCCGAATGAAAAGACCAGGGACGTGGAGAGAAACAACCCGGCGGCGACGGCGGCGGCCCCGAGCCACGCGCGGCCGAGCCAGGGGTTCCCACGCCGGAATTCGGCCAGGGACGGCCAGCGACCTCTCCGCTTCCGCTCATCCAGAATCCACCAGAGGG encodes:
- a CDS encoding FAD-binding oxidoreductase, coding for MTESFESFESFESWGRFPKVRQEVFRPSWIADPIPFKKFSSVLPYGQGRSYGDSCLNDGGTILVTDRLNRLMTFDAAAGVLRCEAGMTLRDVLHVIVPRGWFLPVSPGTQFVSVGGAVANDIHGKNHHKAGTFGRFVRRFELLRSSGERLVCSPAENADVFAATVGGLGLTGLMTWIEFSLKRIPGPKMDVETVPFAGLEDFFRLSADSDRDFEYTVAWFDGFASPDRFRGLFYRGNHASPEDKVKLPSFQARLSVPFDLPSGLLNRWTIRAFNRLYHDWNAHKPAHRSVTYRSFFYPLDAVSHWNRVYGRRGFFQYQCVVPLGGAGRRPLAPLLEEVTRSGQGSFLAVLKVFGDLASPGLLSFPRPGVTLALDFPNRGRKTLDLLERLDAVVRGSGGAVYPAKDARMSAAAFQAFFPRWREFAKFVDPKFSSSFWRRVTT
- a CDS encoding UbiA family prenyltransferase, encoding MKDLFYTIRPHQWTKNLLVFIPIIMAHRLASRDLLLNAGLAFAAFSLCASASYILNDWRDIERDRSHPKKRHRPLASGAVSVPAASLLAFFLLAGAAGVTLLLPRDFAWVLSVYVFFSAFYSLALKRAVLMDVMVLAFFYALRIFAGAVAIGVEVSSWLLAFSIFIFFSLALLKRYSELAFLSKEEGSLTGRGYRKGDLDSLAMLGTASGVLSVLVLALYVSSAEVTALYSHPRALWLLCPVMLYWVSRVWLLAHRGEIPDEPIVFALRDRASYVVGLLAGAIVWAAS
- a CDS encoding phospholipid carrier-dependent glycosyltransferase, whose product is MIAPRIRFLAFGVLAATALRLWFSLAVHPPGNFLFSDMLVYQKHAERLRALSLGVWDTFSSAGYPVLLALVDPTGRHFAPIAVLQALMGGLICALAASIAWRLTSSRFVALAVFLANALYFPLIYYGGLVLTEVPAAFFTTLSFWILLSVDSPSDRRRLVLAGLSLSLLSVIRPNMVLLYAGVPAYFWAAFGRDRRAAWRALKPFILASLPLILAACVHNSILLRKPSGLASNGGLNFYLARAPVRIIHYQGDYGEYSIGPIPNMRRYGPERDVRTPVPLFDEGHFYKEGLKQIWAEPRLLLTSFDNIKEGLGLGLQDYWPVWKTPSGAAQKWLLAFSRAFTWVILLPAAGRIAVLGIQKKLWEDRGAPWLLTGLSIGVLLATFYFYLGDPRIHVPFDPVLIAFSFAAVAAVRLRAAKRTVQAEKRSAVAR